A DNA window from Cervus elaphus chromosome 17, mCerEla1.1, whole genome shotgun sequence contains the following coding sequences:
- the USP53 gene encoding inactive ubiquitin carboxyl-terminal hydrolase 53 — protein MAWVKFLRKPGGNLGKAYQPGSVLSLAPTKGLLNEPGQNNCFLNSAVQVLWQLDIFRRSLRVLTGHVCQGDACIFCALKTIFAQFQHSREKALPSDNIRHALAESFKDEQRFQLGLMDDAAECFENILERIHFHIVPSRDADMCTSKSCITHQKFAMTLYEQCVCRSCGASSDPLPFTEFVRYISTTALCNEVERMMERHERFKPEMFAELLQAANTTDDYRKCPSNCGQKIKIRRVLMNCPEIVTIGLVWDSEHSDLTEDIVRNLATQLYLPGLFYRVTDENAKNSELHLVGMICYTSRHYCAFAFHTKSSKWVFFDDANVKEVGSRWKDVVSKCIRCHFQPLLLFYANPDGTAVSTEDALRQVINWSHHKSIAENIGCEKPSISKSENSKENGFGDQTKQRENQKFQADSISSFNRSHIQTSGGRGPVKSSHSDQREKIKDISRECALKAIEQKNLLSSERKDLERGQRKDLGRHRDLVDEDPPHFKTGSPPTLNGFRQYGNPHVYHSQGKGPCKHDRTAHQSRTSAQTLSSSKPQILASGEKITGKVKSDGGTGYDTDSSQDSRDKGSSSNGSNKSRNRGWKPMRETLNVDSIFSESEKRQQSPRHKSNISSKSKCSKDQSFNNWPKENPKQKCLMTIYEDEMKQEAGSRSSLEFNGKVAEKNKALRETKVHGDIWQMQRTESGYESSDHISNGSANLDSPIIDGNGTVVDISGDKETTSISDQIKTSNLNTERVNYTSQQSKNHLEGFKRELKNLDVAYKAHEFHPESHLQIKNPLIKRSHIHETNGKTFPSSNPEILKDHTVREHTQQLDEQKLEKSSEPKFSEWLNIEKSERTGLLSHTDDNSGSGKRVNSNETVSPSSSWSSHMRTVGSKPETAPLIQQQNMMERCYSENSLPREHLVQSTCRSDGCQMPKLTCQNAPPPLPPKKYAMTSVPQSEKNSSSPDVKLTETFKTNSSSLLKHSLTTASEPGIDMSPYVNDERFKETFQAKEYVGNASKTPSNSSTKDFQADSGAAVGAFCQPETDSSSSCPNETVSLTTYFSVDNCMTDTYRLKYHQRPKLCFPESSGFCNDN, from the exons GATATATTCCGAAGAAGCTTGCGGGTTCTGACTGGACATGTTTGTCAGGGAGATGCCTGCATATTTTGTGCTTTGAAG ACAATATTTGCACAATTTCAACACAGTCGAGAAAAAGCACTTCCCTCGGATAACATAAGGCATGCTCTTGCAGAAAGCTTCAAAGATGAGCAGCGATTTCAACTTGGCCTTATGGATGATGCGGCAGAGTGCTTT gAAAATATATTGGAGAGGATTCATTTTCACATAGTGCCAAGCAGAGATGCAGACATGTGTACCTCTAAATCTTGTATCACTCACCAGAAGTTTGCTATGACTCTGTATGAACAG TGTGTGTGTCGTAGCTGTGGAGCATCATCAGATCCTCTACCCTTTACAGAATTTGTACGGTACATTTCTACAACAGCCCTGTG CAATGAAGTTGAGAGAATGATGGAAAGGCATGAGCGCTTTAAGCCTGAAATGTTCGCAGAATTGCTGCAAGCAGCAAATACAACTGATGACTACAGGAAATGTCCT agTAACTGtggccagaaaataaaaattcggCGTGTTTTAATGAACTGCCCAGAGATTGTTACAATTGGTTTAGTCTGGGACTCTGAGCATTCTGACTTGACTGAAGATATTGTTCGGAATCTGGCAACCCAGCTTTATCTTCCTGGG cttttttATAGAGTTACTGATGAAAATGCCAAAAATAGTGAACTTCACCTTGTTGGCATGATTTGCTACACCAGCCGACATTACTGTGCCTTTGCTTTTCATACCAAGAGTTCCAAATGGgtattttttgatgatgcaaATGTGAAAGAG GTTGGAAGTAGATGGAAAGATGTGGTCTCCAAGTGTATCCGATGCCATTTCCAgccattgcttttgttttatgcgAACCCAGATGGCACAGCAGTTTCCACTGAAGATGCACTCAGGCAGGTCATCAACTGGTCACATCATAAATCTATTGCAGAAAATATAG GATGTGAAAAGCCCTCGATTTCTAAGtcagaaaattcaaaagaaaacgGATTTGGTGATCAGACAAAACAGAGAGAAAATCAGAAATTTCAAGCAGATAGCATTTCATCATTTAATCGGAGCCACATTCAAACAAGTGGCGGTAGAGGACCAg ttaagtcAAGTCACAGtgatcaaagggaaaaaataaaagacatttccaGAGAATGTGCTCTAAAAGCCATTGAACAGAAAAACTTACTTTCCTCAGAAAGGAAAGATTTGGAAAGGGGACAGAGAAAAGATTTGGGTAGACATAGAG atttggttGATGAAGACCCTCCACATTTCAAGACTGGATCACCTCCTACCCTAAATGGCTTTAGACAGTATGGGAATCCACATGTATATCATAGTCAAGGAAAAGGACCATGTAAGCATGACCGAACTGCCCATCAGAGTCGAACTTCTGCACAAACCTTAAGTTCAAGTAAACCCCAGATTCTTGCTTCGGGAGAGAAGATAACTGGCAAAGTTAAGAGTGACGGTGGTACTGGGTATGATACAGACAGTAGCCAGGATTCTCGTGATAAAGGAAGCAGCTCTAACGGCAGCAACAAAAGCCGAAACCGAGGCTGGAAACCTATGAGAGAAACATTAAATGTTGATAGTatttttagtgaaagtgaaaaaaggcaGCAGAGTCCAAGGCATAAATCAAATATCAGTAGCAAGTCTAAATGTAGCAAAGATCAGAGTTTTAACAATTGGCCAAAAGAGAATCCAAAGCAAAAGTGTTTAATGACTATATATGAAGATGAAATGAAGCAGGAAGCGGGAAGCAGGAGTTCCCTCGAATTTAATGGAAAAGtagcagagaaaaataaagccctCAGAGAAACTAAAGTTCATGGTGACATCTGGCAGATGCAAAGGACAGAGTCTGGATATGAAAGCAGTGATCATATCAGTAATGGCTCTGCTAATTTGGACTCGCCTATTATTGATGGAAATGGTACAGTGGTGGATATCAGTGGTGATAAAGAAACCACATCTATCAG tgaTCAGATTAAGACAAGCAACCTAAACACAGAACGTGTGAACTATACCTCCCAACAGAGCAAAAATCACTTAGaag GCTTTAAAAGAGAACTCAAGAACTTAGATGTAGCCTATAAAGCTCATGAGTTCCACCCAGAATCACATCTACAAATAaaaaatcctttgataaaaag gtcACATATACATGAAACCAATGGAAAGACATTCCCTTCATCCAATCCAGAAATACTCAAGGACCATACAGTTAGAGAGCATACCCAGCAGTTAGATGAACAGAAGCTTGAAAAATCAAGTGAACCCAAGTTTTCTGAGTGGCTTAATATAGAAAAGTCTGAGAGAACAGGTTTGCTTTCTCACACTGATGATAACTCTGGTTCTGGAAAGAGAGTGAACAGTAATGAAACAGTCTCACCATCTTCATCGTGGTCTTCACACATGAGAACTGTGGGGTCAAAGCCAGAAACTGCTCCCCTCATCCAGCAGCAAAATATGATGGAACGATGTTACTCTGAGAACTCTCTACCCAGGGAACATCTGGTTCAGTCAACCTGTAGGTCTGATGGCTGTCAGATGCCCAAACTTACTTGCCAGAATGCACCACCCCCTCTGCCACCCAAGAAatatgctatgaccagtgtgccaCAGTCAGAGAAAAATAGTTCTTCTCCTGATGTCAAACTAACAGAGACATTTAAAACTAACTCTTCTAGTCTTCTGAAGCACAGTCTAACTACAGCTTCAGAGCCAGGCATAGACATGAGTCCGTATGTGAACGATGAAAGATTTAAGGAAACATTTCAAGCAAAAGAGTATGTTGGCAACGCATCAAAGACCCCATCCAACTCTTCAACTAAAGATTTTCAGGCAGACTCAGGTGCAGCTGTTGGTGCTTTCTGCCAGCCAGAAACAGACTCTAGTTCTTCATGTCCAAATGAGACAGTTTCATTAACTACCTATTTTTCGGTTGATAACTGCATGACTGATACATATAGATTGAAATACCATCAGAGGCCCAAGCTTTGCTTTCCAGAGAGCAGTGGCTTTTGTAATGATAACTGA
- the C17H4orf3 gene encoding uncharacterized protein C4orf3 homolog produces MEVDAASEGGRDGPRQRRGFGEAERQQQNHEVRSQSGAALSPKHSYWLDLWLFILFDVILFFFVYFLP; encoded by the exons ATGGAGGTGGACGCGGCCTCAGAAGGTGGTCGGGACGGCCCCCGGCAGCGGCGAGGCTTCGGTGAAGCCGAGAGGCAGCAGCAAAACCACGAAGTGCGGTCTCAGTCCGGGGCCGCCCTGTCTCCCAAACACTcctactggttggatctctggcTCTTCATCCTCTTCGACGTGATATTGTTTTTCTTCGTGTATTTTTTGCCATG A